The following coding sequences are from one Agelaius phoeniceus isolate bAgePho1 chromosome 24, bAgePho1.hap1, whole genome shotgun sequence window:
- the PER3 gene encoding period circadian protein homolog 3 isoform X2 — protein MDASERRGGSAEHGAARAWAGAGREAAAAPGGAAGARCAACAGSGPGGTELHSPESGSKKTNSEQLNWSQSHRDMMMMIQEMKRCLPEEKRSSNKPSTISALNYALQCVQQVQANNDFFQALNDRRVFQADVVTYSIEELVAVASEHTPKNTDTFVAVFSLLSGRIVHISEQAASILNCKKKVLDSSRFVELLVPQDVSVFYTHTDQSHLPLWNMESQTASPYEYAQVKSFFCRIRGGKDQEQEARCYPFRITPYLVHVCTSVHVDAESCCLALAEKIHSGYEAPRIPMDKRIFTTTHTPGCVFLDIDDRAVPLLGYLPQDLIGTSILMYLHPEDRPLMITIHRKILKFAGQPPFEHLPIRFCTQNGDYVILDTSWSSFVNPWSRKVVFIIGRHKVRTEMLLALSRSPLNEDVFAPRSKETSSVEKEIRELQGQIYKLLLQPVHSNVSSGYGSLGSSGSYEHYISIASSSDSNGNCAEETQEPMTLQQVCADVNRIKNLGQQLYIASRSKPQNANEQAVGSEVLGGKRHPASCFLQTLRGDGTEPGNAFYDDPKKTPHVPSYQQINCVDSIIRYLESCSIPALKRKCKSSANTSSSSSEDDKQVQQSQQEVRALEDTAMLSAVESHTPISAGLEETLKDQTTSGMVGAPLADLTLSNKAPSVISVTSQCSYSSTIVHVPHPESVTTMEDAAVGSEQIELPPVNAQSLTVLPEDFKPVGLTKETLSAHTQKEEQNYVDKFRQRVLLSPFRTYLQQGSGSNNRHSYGQGDSPSKQMSPANCKKGKHGKFKRQKPQRQCSDSHSSSKNRNSLPCEKRTNQKQLFSPSEVSYLSSSSLNVHPPVGFPAYLNPVSAFPASSGGEQLALRSSQPQSMSSSQLCCGPQSYPVFYPPNIGTFMAVFFQGFPMCAQMPQHVFLPGPQCVYPPSSYPCTTLPPAPPPCAPSPVAPCSVDQPFPASPHSSVEDQQEGQCDQALLLSSSRSSSPLQLNLLQEELPKPMELSISADVKPHAEDKHDNDPEDNGKTAALEFPDCSLYKDSQLGSGSAASGSGSALSGSLGSSFNETSGHGTAGSGKSSKYFASNYSSGASKEEENQEAEEKGTAYKSKHESAWVKMDHTPERFLMNYQMPNRIKEEVLKQDLEKLAVMQKQQPWFTDGQKKELAEVHSWIRTQTVPLQISTQGCVTCDSREGSCEAADDSMENKGEPPPDLPH, from the exons ATGGACGCGAGCGAGCGCCGAGGCGGCAGCGCGGAGCACGGCGCGGCCcgagcctgggctggggccggccgggaggcggcggcggcgcccggGGGGGCTGCGGGCGCTCGGTGCGCGGCGTGCGCGGGAAGCGGCCCCGGCGGGACCGAGCTGCACAGCCCCGAGTCCGGCAGCAAGAAAACCAACAG CGAGCAGCTGAATTGGAGCCAGTCTCACAGAGatatgatgatgatgatccAAGAAATGAAAAGGTGTTTGCCTGAGGAGAAAAGGAGTTCTAACAAGCCCAGCACCATCAGTGCTCTCAACTACGCCTTGCAGTGTGTCCAGCAGGTCCAAG cAAACAATGACTTTTTCCAGGCTCTGAATGACCGAAGAGTGTTTCAGGCAGATGTGGTGACATACAGCATAGAAGAGCTGGTGGCAGTTGCATCTGAACACACTCCAAAAAACACT GACACGTTTGTGGCTGTATTTTCTTTGCTCTCTGGACGCATAGTGCACATTTCTGAGCAGGCAGCCTCTATTCTGAACTGTAAGAAGAAAGTGTTGGACTCCTCCCGGTTTGTGGAGCTGCTTGTCCCTCAGGATGTCAGTGTGTTCTACACTCACACTGACCAGTCTCACCTGCCCCTTTGGAACATGGAAAGTCAAACAG CTTCTCCATATGAATATGCCCAAGTGAAATCCTTTTTCTGCAGGATCAG GGGTGGGAAGGATCAAGAACAAGAAGCACGTTGTTACCCCTTCAGAATCACCCCATACTTGGTGCACGTGTGCACTTCTGTCCATGTGGATGCAGAGTCCTGCTGCTTGGCTTTGGCTGAGAAAATCCACTCTGGATATGAAG CTCCTCGAATTCCTATGGATAAAAGAATATTCACCACCACACACACCCCTGGATGTGTTTTTCTGGACATAGATGACAG AGCAGTGCCTTTGTTGGGTTACTTACCTCAGGATTTAATTGGAACATCCATACTGATGTATTTGCACCCGGAAGATCGTCCTTTGATGATCACTATTCACCGGAAAA TACTGAAATTTGCTGGCCAGCCCCCTTTTGAGCATTTACCTATTAGATTTTGTACTCAAAATGGGGATTATGTCATACTGGACACCAGCTGGTCCAGTTTTGTGAATCCTTGGAGCAGGAAAGTTGTGTTCATCATTGGCCGCCACAAAGTCCGCAC TGAAATGCTGTTGGCTCTCTCCAGAAGCCCTCTGAATGAAGATGTCTTTGCCCCAAGAAGTAAAGAAACCAGCAGCGTGGAGAAAGAGATAAGAGAATTGCAAGGACAAATTTACAAACTGCTTCTGCAG CCAGTTCACAGCAATGTTTCCAGTGGTTATGGAAGTCTTGGAAGCAGTGGTTCTTATGAGCACTACATCAGCATAGCATCTTCAAGTGACTCCAATGGGAACTGTGCAGAGGAAACACAGGAACCA ATGACATTGCAACAAGTTTGTGCAGATGTCAACAGAATAAAGaacctggggcagcagctgtaCATTGCATCAAGGAGCAAGCCACAGAATGCAAATGAGCAGGCTGTGGGCTCAGAAGTTTTGGGGG GGAAGAGGCACCCTGCTTCCTGTTTTCTTCAGACTCTGAGAGGGGATGGCACAGAACCAGGCAATGCATTTTATGATGATCCAAAGAAGACTCCACATGTTCCTTCCTATCAGCAGATCAATTGTGTTGATAGTATCATCAG ATATCTAGAGAGCTGCAGTATTCCAGCATTGAAAAGGAAATGTAAATCTTCTGCAAATACATCATCGTCATCTTCAGAAGATGACAAACAAGTCCAGCAAAGTCAGCAGGAAGTCAGGGCATTGGAAG ATACTGCTATGCTGTCAGCAGTTGAGTCCCACACGCCAATATCTGCTGGTCTGGAAGAGACGCTGAAAGACCAGACAACTTCAGGCATGGTGGGAGCTCCTCTGGCAGACCTGACCCTGTCCAACAAGGCTCCAAGTGTCATATCTGTCACCAGCCAGTGCAGCTACAGCAGCACTATAGTGCATGTCCCACACCCTGAATCAG TGACTACAATGGAGGATGCTGCTGTTGGAAGTGAACAAATTGAGCTGCCTCCTGTGAATGCTCAGAGTCTTACAGTGCTGCCTGAGGACTTCAAGCCAGTTGGGCTAACAAAAGAGACATTGTCAGCCCACACTCAAAAGGAGGAGCAGAACTACGTTGACAAGTTCAGACAGAGGGTCTTGCTCTCTCCGTTTAGGACTTACCTTCAACAAGGAAGTGGAAGTAACAACAGACATTCCTATGGCCAAG gTGATTCCCCTTCAAAGCAGATGAGCCCAGCTAActgtaaaaaaggaaaacatggaaaattcAAGCGCCAGAAACCTCAGAGACAGTGCTCAGATAGCCACTCTTCTagtaaaaatagaaatagtCTTCCATGTGAGAAGAGAACAAATCAGAAACAGTTGTTCTCTCCCTCAGAAGTGTCCTATCTGAGCTCCTCCAGTCTGAATGTCCATCCTCCTGTGGGATTTCCTGCCTATTTGAATCCAGTgtctgcttttccagcctcttcTGGAGGAGAGCAGCTTGCCCTTCGCTCATCACAACCCCAGTCCATGTCCTCatcacagctgtgctgtggacCACAGTCATACCCAGTCTTTTATCCCCCAAACATAGGCACATTTATGGCTGTATTTTTTCAGGGTTTCCCCATGTGTGCTCAGATGCCTCAACATGTGTTTCTCCCTGGCCCTCAGTGTGTTTATCCCCCCTCTTCATATCCATGCACCACGTTACCTCCAGCACCCCCTCCTTGTGCTCCATCACCTGTAGCACCATGCTCTGTGGATCAGCCCtttccagcctctcctcacTCATCTGTGGAGGACCAGCAAGAGGGCCAGTGTgaccaggccctgctgctgagcagttCAAGGAGCAGCTCCCCACTTCAGCTGAATTTGCTTCAAGAAGAGCTGCCAAAACCTATGGAGCTTTCCATTAGTGCTGATGTTAAGCCACATGCAGAAGATAAACAC GATAATGATCCAGAAGATAATGGTAAAACTGCTGCTCTTGAATTTCCTGACTGCTCGTTGTACAAGGACTCACAGTTGGGTTCAGGCTCAGCAGCATCAGGCAGTGGATCAGCTTTATCTGGTTCTTTAGGCTCTAGCTTCAACGAGACTTCTGGTCATGGCACAG CAGGTAGTGGGAAAAGCAGCAAGTATTTTGCCAGTAATTATTCTTCTGGAGCTTCCAAAGAAGAGGAGAATcaggaagcagaagaaaaagggaCAGCTTATAAATCGAAGCATGAGTCAGCCTGGGTGAAGATGGATCACACACCTGAGAGATTTCTAATGAATTACCAAATGCCAAACAG AATCAAAGAGGAAGTTCTAAAGCAGGATCTGGAGAAGCTGGCAGTcatgcagaagcagcagccttGGTTCACAGATGGGCAGAAGAAGGAGCTTGCAGAGGTGCACTCGTGGATCAGGACCCAGACTGTGCCCCTGCAAATCAGCACCCag GGCTGTGTTACGTGTGACAGCAGGGAAGGAAGCTGTGAGGCTGCTGATGACAGCATGGAGAACAAGGGAGAGCCACCTCCAGACCTGCCACACTGA
- the PER3 gene encoding period circadian protein homolog 3 isoform X3, which translates to MDASERRGGSAEHGAARAWAGAGREAAAAPGGAAGARCAACAGSGPGGTELHSPESGSKKTNSEQLNWSQSHRDMMMMIQEMKRCLPEEKRSSNKPSTISALNYALQCVQQVQANNDFFQALNDRRVFQADVVTYSIEELVAVASEHTPKNTDTFVAVFSLLSGRIVHISEQAASILNCKKKVLDSSRFVELLVPQDVSVFYTHTDQSHLPLWNMESQTASPYEYAQVKSFFCRIRGGKDQEQEARCYPFRITPYLVHVCTSVHVDAESCCLALAEKIHSGYEAPRIPMDKRIFTTTHTPGCVFLDIDDRAVPLLGYLPQDLIGTSILMYLHPEDRPLMITIHRKILKFAGQPPFEHLPIRFCTQNGDYVILDTSWSSFVNPWSRKVVFIIGRHKVRTEMLLALSRSPLNEDVFAPRSKETSSVEKEIRELQGQIYKLLLQPVHSNVSSGYGSLGSSGSYEHYISIASSSDSNGNCAEETQEPMTLQQVCADVNRIKNLGQQLYIASRSKPQNANEQAVGSEVLGGKRHPASCFLQTLRGDGTEPGNAFYDDPKKTPHVPSYQQINCVDSIIRYLESCSIPALKRKCKSSANTSSSSSEDDKQVQQSQQEVRALEDTAMLSAVESHTPISAGLEETLKDQTTSGMVGAPLADLTLSNKAPSVISVTSQCSYSSTIVHVPHPESEVTTMEDAAVGSEQIELPPVNAQSLTVLPEDFKPVGLTKETLSAHTQKEEQNYVDKFRQRVLLSPFRTYLQQGSGSNNRHSYGQGDSPSKQMSPANCKKGKHGKFKRQKPQRQCSDSHSSSKNRNSLPCEKRTNQKQLFSPSEVSYLSSSSLNVHPPVGFPAYLNPVSAFPASSGGEQLALRSSQPQSMSSSQLCCGPQSYPVFYPPNIGTFMAVFFQGFPMCAQMPQHVFLPGPQCVYPPSSYPCTTLPPAPPPCAPSPVAPCSVDQPFPASPHSSVEDQQEGQCDQALLLSSSRSSSPLQLNLLQEELPKPMELSISADVKPHAEDKHDNDPEDNGKTAALEFPDCSLYKDSQLGSGSAASGSGSALSGSLGSSFNETSGHGTGSGKSSKYFASNYSSGASKEEENQEAEEKGTAYKSKHESAWVKMDHTPERFLMNYQMPNRIKEEVLKQDLEKLAVMQKQQPWFTDGQKKELAEVHSWIRTQTVPLQISTQGCVTCDSREGSCEAADDSMENKGEPPPDLPH; encoded by the exons ATGGACGCGAGCGAGCGCCGAGGCGGCAGCGCGGAGCACGGCGCGGCCcgagcctgggctggggccggccgggaggcggcggcggcgcccggGGGGGCTGCGGGCGCTCGGTGCGCGGCGTGCGCGGGAAGCGGCCCCGGCGGGACCGAGCTGCACAGCCCCGAGTCCGGCAGCAAGAAAACCAACAG CGAGCAGCTGAATTGGAGCCAGTCTCACAGAGatatgatgatgatgatccAAGAAATGAAAAGGTGTTTGCCTGAGGAGAAAAGGAGTTCTAACAAGCCCAGCACCATCAGTGCTCTCAACTACGCCTTGCAGTGTGTCCAGCAGGTCCAAG cAAACAATGACTTTTTCCAGGCTCTGAATGACCGAAGAGTGTTTCAGGCAGATGTGGTGACATACAGCATAGAAGAGCTGGTGGCAGTTGCATCTGAACACACTCCAAAAAACACT GACACGTTTGTGGCTGTATTTTCTTTGCTCTCTGGACGCATAGTGCACATTTCTGAGCAGGCAGCCTCTATTCTGAACTGTAAGAAGAAAGTGTTGGACTCCTCCCGGTTTGTGGAGCTGCTTGTCCCTCAGGATGTCAGTGTGTTCTACACTCACACTGACCAGTCTCACCTGCCCCTTTGGAACATGGAAAGTCAAACAG CTTCTCCATATGAATATGCCCAAGTGAAATCCTTTTTCTGCAGGATCAG GGGTGGGAAGGATCAAGAACAAGAAGCACGTTGTTACCCCTTCAGAATCACCCCATACTTGGTGCACGTGTGCACTTCTGTCCATGTGGATGCAGAGTCCTGCTGCTTGGCTTTGGCTGAGAAAATCCACTCTGGATATGAAG CTCCTCGAATTCCTATGGATAAAAGAATATTCACCACCACACACACCCCTGGATGTGTTTTTCTGGACATAGATGACAG AGCAGTGCCTTTGTTGGGTTACTTACCTCAGGATTTAATTGGAACATCCATACTGATGTATTTGCACCCGGAAGATCGTCCTTTGATGATCACTATTCACCGGAAAA TACTGAAATTTGCTGGCCAGCCCCCTTTTGAGCATTTACCTATTAGATTTTGTACTCAAAATGGGGATTATGTCATACTGGACACCAGCTGGTCCAGTTTTGTGAATCCTTGGAGCAGGAAAGTTGTGTTCATCATTGGCCGCCACAAAGTCCGCAC TGAAATGCTGTTGGCTCTCTCCAGAAGCCCTCTGAATGAAGATGTCTTTGCCCCAAGAAGTAAAGAAACCAGCAGCGTGGAGAAAGAGATAAGAGAATTGCAAGGACAAATTTACAAACTGCTTCTGCAG CCAGTTCACAGCAATGTTTCCAGTGGTTATGGAAGTCTTGGAAGCAGTGGTTCTTATGAGCACTACATCAGCATAGCATCTTCAAGTGACTCCAATGGGAACTGTGCAGAGGAAACACAGGAACCA ATGACATTGCAACAAGTTTGTGCAGATGTCAACAGAATAAAGaacctggggcagcagctgtaCATTGCATCAAGGAGCAAGCCACAGAATGCAAATGAGCAGGCTGTGGGCTCAGAAGTTTTGGGGG GGAAGAGGCACCCTGCTTCCTGTTTTCTTCAGACTCTGAGAGGGGATGGCACAGAACCAGGCAATGCATTTTATGATGATCCAAAGAAGACTCCACATGTTCCTTCCTATCAGCAGATCAATTGTGTTGATAGTATCATCAG ATATCTAGAGAGCTGCAGTATTCCAGCATTGAAAAGGAAATGTAAATCTTCTGCAAATACATCATCGTCATCTTCAGAAGATGACAAACAAGTCCAGCAAAGTCAGCAGGAAGTCAGGGCATTGGAAG ATACTGCTATGCTGTCAGCAGTTGAGTCCCACACGCCAATATCTGCTGGTCTGGAAGAGACGCTGAAAGACCAGACAACTTCAGGCATGGTGGGAGCTCCTCTGGCAGACCTGACCCTGTCCAACAAGGCTCCAAGTGTCATATCTGTCACCAGCCAGTGCAGCTACAGCAGCACTATAGTGCATGTCCCACACCCTGAATCAG AAGTGACTACAATGGAGGATGCTGCTGTTGGAAGTGAACAAATTGAGCTGCCTCCTGTGAATGCTCAGAGTCTTACAGTGCTGCCTGAGGACTTCAAGCCAGTTGGGCTAACAAAAGAGACATTGTCAGCCCACACTCAAAAGGAGGAGCAGAACTACGTTGACAAGTTCAGACAGAGGGTCTTGCTCTCTCCGTTTAGGACTTACCTTCAACAAGGAAGTGGAAGTAACAACAGACATTCCTATGGCCAAG gTGATTCCCCTTCAAAGCAGATGAGCCCAGCTAActgtaaaaaaggaaaacatggaaaattcAAGCGCCAGAAACCTCAGAGACAGTGCTCAGATAGCCACTCTTCTagtaaaaatagaaatagtCTTCCATGTGAGAAGAGAACAAATCAGAAACAGTTGTTCTCTCCCTCAGAAGTGTCCTATCTGAGCTCCTCCAGTCTGAATGTCCATCCTCCTGTGGGATTTCCTGCCTATTTGAATCCAGTgtctgcttttccagcctcttcTGGAGGAGAGCAGCTTGCCCTTCGCTCATCACAACCCCAGTCCATGTCCTCatcacagctgtgctgtggacCACAGTCATACCCAGTCTTTTATCCCCCAAACATAGGCACATTTATGGCTGTATTTTTTCAGGGTTTCCCCATGTGTGCTCAGATGCCTCAACATGTGTTTCTCCCTGGCCCTCAGTGTGTTTATCCCCCCTCTTCATATCCATGCACCACGTTACCTCCAGCACCCCCTCCTTGTGCTCCATCACCTGTAGCACCATGCTCTGTGGATCAGCCCtttccagcctctcctcacTCATCTGTGGAGGACCAGCAAGAGGGCCAGTGTgaccaggccctgctgctgagcagttCAAGGAGCAGCTCCCCACTTCAGCTGAATTTGCTTCAAGAAGAGCTGCCAAAACCTATGGAGCTTTCCATTAGTGCTGATGTTAAGCCACATGCAGAAGATAAACAC GATAATGATCCAGAAGATAATGGTAAAACTGCTGCTCTTGAATTTCCTGACTGCTCGTTGTACAAGGACTCACAGTTGGGTTCAGGCTCAGCAGCATCAGGCAGTGGATCAGCTTTATCTGGTTCTTTAGGCTCTAGCTTCAACGAGACTTCTGGTCATGGCACAG GTAGTGGGAAAAGCAGCAAGTATTTTGCCAGTAATTATTCTTCTGGAGCTTCCAAAGAAGAGGAGAATcaggaagcagaagaaaaagggaCAGCTTATAAATCGAAGCATGAGTCAGCCTGGGTGAAGATGGATCACACACCTGAGAGATTTCTAATGAATTACCAAATGCCAAACAG AATCAAAGAGGAAGTTCTAAAGCAGGATCTGGAGAAGCTGGCAGTcatgcagaagcagcagccttGGTTCACAGATGGGCAGAAGAAGGAGCTTGCAGAGGTGCACTCGTGGATCAGGACCCAGACTGTGCCCCTGCAAATCAGCACCCag GGCTGTGTTACGTGTGACAGCAGGGAAGGAAGCTGTGAGGCTGCTGATGACAGCATGGAGAACAAGGGAGAGCCACCTCCAGACCTGCCACACTGA
- the PER3 gene encoding period circadian protein homolog 3 isoform X6, translated as MDASERRGGSAEHGAARAWAGAGREAAAAPGGAAGARCAACAGSGPGGTELHSPESGSKKTNSEQLNWSQSHRDMMMMIQEMKRCLPEEKRSSNKPSTISALNYALQCVQQVQANNDFFQALNDRRVFQADVVTYSIEELVAVASEHTPKNTDTFVAVFSLLSGRIVHISEQAASILNCKKKVLDSSRFVELLVPQDVSVFYTHTDQSHLPLWNMESQTASPYEYAQVKSFFCRIRGGKDQEQEARCYPFRITPYLVHVCTSVHVDAESCCLALAEKIHSGYEAPRIPMDKRIFTTTHTPGCVFLDIDDRAVPLLGYLPQDLIGTSILMYLHPEDRPLMITIHRKILKFAGQPPFEHLPIRFCTQNGDYVILDTSWSSFVNPWSRKVVFIIGRHKVRTEMLLALSRSPLNEDVFAPRSKETSSVEKEIRELQGQIYKLLLQPVHSNVSSGYGSLGSSGSYEHYISIASSSDSNGNCAEETQEPMTLQQVCADVNRIKNLGQQLYIASRSKPQNANEQAVGSEVLGGKRHPASCFLQTLRGDGTEPGNAFYDDPKKTPHVPSYQQINCVDSIIRYLESCSIPALKRKCKSSANTSSSSSEDDKQVQQSQQEVRALEEVTTMEDAAVGSEQIELPPVNAQSLTVLPEDFKPVGLTKETLSAHTQKEEQNYVDKFRQRVLLSPFRTYLQQGSGSNNRHSYGQGDSPSKQMSPANCKKGKHGKFKRQKPQRQCSDSHSSSKNRNSLPCEKRTNQKQLFSPSEVSYLSSSSLNVHPPVGFPAYLNPVSAFPASSGGEQLALRSSQPQSMSSSQLCCGPQSYPVFYPPNIGTFMAVFFQGFPMCAQMPQHVFLPGPQCVYPPSSYPCTTLPPAPPPCAPSPVAPCSVDQPFPASPHSSVEDQQEGQCDQALLLSSSRSSSPLQLNLLQEELPKPMELSISADVKPHAEDKHDNDPEDNGKTAALEFPDCSLYKDSQLGSGSAASGSGSALSGSLGSSFNETSGHGTAGSGKSSKYFASNYSSGASKEEENQEAEEKGTAYKSKHESAWVKMDHTPERFLMNYQMPNRIKEEVLKQDLEKLAVMQKQQPWFTDGQKKELAEVHSWIRTQTVPLQISTQGCVTCDSREGSCEAADDSMENKGEPPPDLPH; from the exons ATGGACGCGAGCGAGCGCCGAGGCGGCAGCGCGGAGCACGGCGCGGCCcgagcctgggctggggccggccgggaggcggcggcggcgcccggGGGGGCTGCGGGCGCTCGGTGCGCGGCGTGCGCGGGAAGCGGCCCCGGCGGGACCGAGCTGCACAGCCCCGAGTCCGGCAGCAAGAAAACCAACAG CGAGCAGCTGAATTGGAGCCAGTCTCACAGAGatatgatgatgatgatccAAGAAATGAAAAGGTGTTTGCCTGAGGAGAAAAGGAGTTCTAACAAGCCCAGCACCATCAGTGCTCTCAACTACGCCTTGCAGTGTGTCCAGCAGGTCCAAG cAAACAATGACTTTTTCCAGGCTCTGAATGACCGAAGAGTGTTTCAGGCAGATGTGGTGACATACAGCATAGAAGAGCTGGTGGCAGTTGCATCTGAACACACTCCAAAAAACACT GACACGTTTGTGGCTGTATTTTCTTTGCTCTCTGGACGCATAGTGCACATTTCTGAGCAGGCAGCCTCTATTCTGAACTGTAAGAAGAAAGTGTTGGACTCCTCCCGGTTTGTGGAGCTGCTTGTCCCTCAGGATGTCAGTGTGTTCTACACTCACACTGACCAGTCTCACCTGCCCCTTTGGAACATGGAAAGTCAAACAG CTTCTCCATATGAATATGCCCAAGTGAAATCCTTTTTCTGCAGGATCAG GGGTGGGAAGGATCAAGAACAAGAAGCACGTTGTTACCCCTTCAGAATCACCCCATACTTGGTGCACGTGTGCACTTCTGTCCATGTGGATGCAGAGTCCTGCTGCTTGGCTTTGGCTGAGAAAATCCACTCTGGATATGAAG CTCCTCGAATTCCTATGGATAAAAGAATATTCACCACCACACACACCCCTGGATGTGTTTTTCTGGACATAGATGACAG AGCAGTGCCTTTGTTGGGTTACTTACCTCAGGATTTAATTGGAACATCCATACTGATGTATTTGCACCCGGAAGATCGTCCTTTGATGATCACTATTCACCGGAAAA TACTGAAATTTGCTGGCCAGCCCCCTTTTGAGCATTTACCTATTAGATTTTGTACTCAAAATGGGGATTATGTCATACTGGACACCAGCTGGTCCAGTTTTGTGAATCCTTGGAGCAGGAAAGTTGTGTTCATCATTGGCCGCCACAAAGTCCGCAC TGAAATGCTGTTGGCTCTCTCCAGAAGCCCTCTGAATGAAGATGTCTTTGCCCCAAGAAGTAAAGAAACCAGCAGCGTGGAGAAAGAGATAAGAGAATTGCAAGGACAAATTTACAAACTGCTTCTGCAG CCAGTTCACAGCAATGTTTCCAGTGGTTATGGAAGTCTTGGAAGCAGTGGTTCTTATGAGCACTACATCAGCATAGCATCTTCAAGTGACTCCAATGGGAACTGTGCAGAGGAAACACAGGAACCA ATGACATTGCAACAAGTTTGTGCAGATGTCAACAGAATAAAGaacctggggcagcagctgtaCATTGCATCAAGGAGCAAGCCACAGAATGCAAATGAGCAGGCTGTGGGCTCAGAAGTTTTGGGGG GGAAGAGGCACCCTGCTTCCTGTTTTCTTCAGACTCTGAGAGGGGATGGCACAGAACCAGGCAATGCATTTTATGATGATCCAAAGAAGACTCCACATGTTCCTTCCTATCAGCAGATCAATTGTGTTGATAGTATCATCAG ATATCTAGAGAGCTGCAGTATTCCAGCATTGAAAAGGAAATGTAAATCTTCTGCAAATACATCATCGTCATCTTCAGAAGATGACAAACAAGTCCAGCAAAGTCAGCAGGAAGTCAGGGCATTGGAAG AAGTGACTACAATGGAGGATGCTGCTGTTGGAAGTGAACAAATTGAGCTGCCTCCTGTGAATGCTCAGAGTCTTACAGTGCTGCCTGAGGACTTCAAGCCAGTTGGGCTAACAAAAGAGACATTGTCAGCCCACACTCAAAAGGAGGAGCAGAACTACGTTGACAAGTTCAGACAGAGGGTCTTGCTCTCTCCGTTTAGGACTTACCTTCAACAAGGAAGTGGAAGTAACAACAGACATTCCTATGGCCAAG gTGATTCCCCTTCAAAGCAGATGAGCCCAGCTAActgtaaaaaaggaaaacatggaaaattcAAGCGCCAGAAACCTCAGAGACAGTGCTCAGATAGCCACTCTTCTagtaaaaatagaaatagtCTTCCATGTGAGAAGAGAACAAATCAGAAACAGTTGTTCTCTCCCTCAGAAGTGTCCTATCTGAGCTCCTCCAGTCTGAATGTCCATCCTCCTGTGGGATTTCCTGCCTATTTGAATCCAGTgtctgcttttccagcctcttcTGGAGGAGAGCAGCTTGCCCTTCGCTCATCACAACCCCAGTCCATGTCCTCatcacagctgtgctgtggacCACAGTCATACCCAGTCTTTTATCCCCCAAACATAGGCACATTTATGGCTGTATTTTTTCAGGGTTTCCCCATGTGTGCTCAGATGCCTCAACATGTGTTTCTCCCTGGCCCTCAGTGTGTTTATCCCCCCTCTTCATATCCATGCACCACGTTACCTCCAGCACCCCCTCCTTGTGCTCCATCACCTGTAGCACCATGCTCTGTGGATCAGCCCtttccagcctctcctcacTCATCTGTGGAGGACCAGCAAGAGGGCCAGTGTgaccaggccctgctgctgagcagttCAAGGAGCAGCTCCCCACTTCAGCTGAATTTGCTTCAAGAAGAGCTGCCAAAACCTATGGAGCTTTCCATTAGTGCTGATGTTAAGCCACATGCAGAAGATAAACAC GATAATGATCCAGAAGATAATGGTAAAACTGCTGCTCTTGAATTTCCTGACTGCTCGTTGTACAAGGACTCACAGTTGGGTTCAGGCTCAGCAGCATCAGGCAGTGGATCAGCTTTATCTGGTTCTTTAGGCTCTAGCTTCAACGAGACTTCTGGTCATGGCACAG CAGGTAGTGGGAAAAGCAGCAAGTATTTTGCCAGTAATTATTCTTCTGGAGCTTCCAAAGAAGAGGAGAATcaggaagcagaagaaaaagggaCAGCTTATAAATCGAAGCATGAGTCAGCCTGGGTGAAGATGGATCACACACCTGAGAGATTTCTAATGAATTACCAAATGCCAAACAG AATCAAAGAGGAAGTTCTAAAGCAGGATCTGGAGAAGCTGGCAGTcatgcagaagcagcagccttGGTTCACAGATGGGCAGAAGAAGGAGCTTGCAGAGGTGCACTCGTGGATCAGGACCCAGACTGTGCCCCTGCAAATCAGCACCCag GGCTGTGTTACGTGTGACAGCAGGGAAGGAAGCTGTGAGGCTGCTGATGACAGCATGGAGAACAAGGGAGAGCCACCTCCAGACCTGCCACACTGA